From Methanobacterium congolense, one genomic window encodes:
- a CDS encoding 2TM domain-containing protein, which produces MVDENERYQQAKRRVEELRDFYNHLTAYIIVNTVLAIINFVTTPWVWWFYWVSVFWGIGLLMHGASVFVKRGILDEDWEERKIREIMEKDKKG; this is translated from the coding sequence ATGGTGGATGAAAATGAAAGGTACCAACAGGCCAAACGAAGGGTTGAGGAGTTGAGAGACTTTTACAACCACTTAACAGCTTACATCATAGTAAACACAGTTCTTGCAATCATAAACTTCGTTACAACCCCATGGGTCTGGTGGTTCTACTGGGTGAGTGTATTCTGGGGCATCGGGCTTTTAATGCACGGTGCCAGTGTGTTCGTGAAACGTGGCATTCTGGATGAAGACTGGGAAGAACGGAAGATAAGGGAGATAATGGAGAAGGATAAAAAGGGCTGA